GGACAAGCTCTCTGCCGGACTGCAGCAGTTGCTGTGCGGTGCGCGCAAGTTCTCCCTTGAGGAAATCTCGCGTTACGACATCGCTTCCGGCAACCGCGAAACCGAACGTGAAACCGGCGTCCCGTTCATTACAGACGTCATGGACGAGACCGCCAAGCGGATTCTCGACATGTAATATTGCAGTATGCGTGCGTCGCTGTGAAGTGGCGAGACGCGCTGCACCCCATTGTGATAAAAGGGCCGACGGATTGATCCGTCGGCCCTTTCCTTTGATTGGTCGGGGGTAAAGTGATTGGACGCAATCAGTCTATAGTGACACCTTGCGCGGCCGAGGCGTCTTCACCTTCCGCCCATTCGATTTCGAGTTCCAGTGAGCGTTTGAGCGTCCTGCCTTCCTCTTCCTCGGCCTTGATTTCAAGGGTGACCTGTGACGGAATATCCAGCGTCACCTGTGTGTCCTGAGCCGTCAGCGTGATGGAACCGGTCTCTATCTTGTCCGCGACGGTTCTCAGCACGGCTGCGGCCTCTGCCGAAGATTTGCGCTCTTCACTTTTGAAAAGAATGGTCTCGCGTCCCATGGAAGCCTCCTTGAAAGGGTATTGCCGCAATCATATTCCAAGGCGCCGGGCGTGGCAAACGGTTCCGAGCGAAATAGGCGCTCCCAACGGGATGAGCCTAGTTCATTGTCCCGTGCCTGTTCTTTACCGAGGAAAGCACTTTCCTGAGCTCGGCAAGATCAACAGGCTTTGAGAGATAGTCATCCATGCCGCAGGCGATGAATCGCTCCCGGTCACCGGACATGGAGTAGGCGGTCATGGCAATGAGATGGATATCCTTGACGGCTTCACCGGCCATCCCGTCACGGATCGCCTTCGTGGTTTCCTCTCCGTTGAGAACCGGCATCTGGATGTCGAGCATGGCAAGGTCAAAGGCATCTTTCCGCAAAGCGTCCAATGCTTCCTGTCCATTCTCCACGGCAATGACTTCGTGGCCTATCTTTTCGAGCATCCGTTGCATGCTGAGCTGGCTTATGCGGTCATCCTCTGCGAGCAACACGCGAAGGTTCTCGGTGTCCCAGGATTCGGTAATACGGGGGCTTGCGTTTGCGTTCTCCTCCACTGGCTTGCAGGGGATTGCTACGTGAAATTCGGTCCCTTCGCCTTCCCGGCTGGACACTTCTATGCTGCCTCCCATGAGGTTGAGCAGATCTCGTGAGATGGCCAATCCGAGTCCGGCTCCCTGAAAATGGCGCTTATATTCACCTTCTGCCTGCGTGAAGGCTTCAAAGAGCTTGCTTTGCATGCCTTCGGCAATGCCGATGCCGGTGTCGGCCACCACGAACAGCAGTCGGGGAGTGTTGGTGTGGGTGTCCGGAATGAAGTGGGTCCTGAGTTCAACGTACCCCTTATCCGTGAACTTGATGGCATTGCCGATGAGGTTGCTCAGAATCTGCTGGATTCGCAGCGAATCGCCGGAGAGGAAGGTCGGGGTGGCCGGGTCGATGTGCGCCCGAAGTTCAAGGCCTTTCTGCCGGGCGACCGGACGAAAGAGCTGCACCATGGCGTCCATGGCCTCCTGAAAATCGAAAGGCGCGTCGGTGAGCTTCATCCGACCGGCCTCGACGCGCGAGAGATCCAGAATATCGCTCAGAAGCTGGGTGAGGCGTTTGCTGGACTGAAGGGCGGTCTGTGCGTACTCGCTCTGCTCCTCGTCCAGCTCGGTGGTCTGCATGAGTTGCAACATGCCGGTGACCCCGTTGAGGGGCGTGCGGATTTCGTGACTCATGTTGGCGAGGAAAATGGATTTCGACCTGTTGGCGGCCAGCGCCTGATCCTTGGCCACGAGCAGGGATTCCTCGGCGCGCTTGCGGGCGCTGATGTCGGTACAGGTGCCGACCATCCGTGCAGGTTCGCCATCCACGTGGCTGACGACCTGACCTCGGCTCTGGACCCAGAGCCAGTCGTCGTCGGCAGTCATGTAGCGAAATTCTATGTTGAAGGCCTTCATGTCGCGAATCTGCTGCCCCATAGAGGTTACGGTCGTCTCTCTGTCGTCAGGGTGCAATAGCTCATCCCATGATCCCATGTGAATCGAGAAGGCGTTTTCCTCGAAGCCGAGCATTTCGAACGATCGACGGTCCCAGCCTATTTCACCGGTAAGCATGTTCCAGTCCCACATGCCGTCGCGGACCGCCACGATCGTCAGGCGGTAGCGTTCCTCGCTTTCACGAAGCTCTTCTTCGACCTTCTTTCGTCGTGCCACTTCCTCGCGCAGACGTCCCGTGGCTTCGGCCAGGTCGCGTGCCTGTCGTTCGGCGTCCTGTCGCTTGAGGGATTCCTCGGACCGGATTTCCTTGGAGCGCAGAAGGTCGATCTGCCTTTCGATGAGCGACGAACGGACCAGATCGAGGTCTCTGGGAGCGCCTGCGCTGCCTGCGGGGACGGCGTGGGTCAGCAACTGGCGGAAGCGGTCTTCCATGGCCTGTGTCTTCGCATCCGCCCCCCATTCGTCATAACCGTTGTAGGCCTGCTGCCAGTATGTCTGCGCCACCTGTCCGATTCCGCGCCCTTCCCAGAACAGCGCAGCGCGTTCATTGGCCAATGCCTGCCACTGGATGAATCCTCCCTGCTGTGCGGCGGCGATGGCGCTTTCATAATGAACCATGGCCGGCCCCGGCTCTCCGCGCAGCCGGGCCATTTCCGCATTTGCGAGGAGGCGCTTGAATTCGTAGTTGGCCGGGCAGTGGGTTGCCCAGTGCTCCAACAGATCGAGGGTTTGCTCCATTTCACCGTCCTGATCGGAACCGGTGCCGTTGTCGTGCAGGGCGGCAAGAATCATGAATCTTATGAACAGGTGCTCGGGCCACGGGAGCAGGCCCTGCGTGCCGACGGTATAGATGATCTCGTGCGCCTCGTCTGACACGGCTTTTGCGTGTCCGTAGTCGCCCATGACCAGCAGATGGAAGGAACGCATCACTTTGTAAATGCACAGGACCTGAATGTTGTGATGTCTTTCTACTCGCTTGAGATACGCTTTTTCCCAATTATGGGCCGAACCATGGTCGCCGCCGCTGCCGGAAAGCTGCTCGACGATAAAAATACCGCCTTCAAGCAGGTCAATGGCCCATTGATTGAATCGAGTGCGGCTGAACGCGAGTGAACTGTTCGCTTCCTTTTTCAGCGCTGTCAGCGGCATTCCCTGAAAGAGTCGGCAATACATGTTGTGGCCGAACGCGTATGCCGCATACTGAAGATTGCCGGATCGCGAGCCAATCTCATAGGCGTCCGCATAATCCTGCGAGCTGTGGTTCATGTGGTTGAACCAGTGGCGGGCGGAGCTGCCGATCATGAGGTAGAACACGCTTCTGTCGGAAGGAGTATCGAATGTGGTGGTGAGGAGTTTTGCGGCGAGATCCGTGAATTCCCTGGCAAGGTTCAGATCGTTGTTCACCCAGACCAGCAGACCGGCCAGTGCGGTATGGCTGTATCCGGCCTCGGGCATGTTGCCGTGTTCAAGAATCAGGTTGACGACCTTGGGGACAAGCACGGACCAAAGCCGCTGGTGGGCCCTGTAGCAGGGCGGTCCCATGGTGATGAGCAGTTGCGTGGCCATGCGGGTGTCTTCACGGCTCATGACCGGCATGTCGTAGAACGAGCTGACCTCGTGCGCATCGAGATTTCTCCGGATCTGGCGCAGTTCATGGTCGCGGGCGGCTTCGTAGTCCTCTTCCGGCAGTTCGACCCCAAGGGCATTGAGCCCGCTGATGCCTGCGGCGATGGCTGCGGGATATCGGGCCAGCAAGGTGTACTGGACAATGAGAACCCGCTGGGCTTCGGCTAGCTCCAGCGGTGTTCGCGCGTGTTTCATGGCGGCTTGGATATGTTGCCGGAATTCGGATTGATCTCCTTCGAGGAATTCGCTTTCCGCCCAGCCCAGATGCAGAGCCATGGTGGACTCATGATGCTCTTTCCATGCCTTGTCTGATGTGGCGGCGTCTGCCAGAAGGCTTCCCGCGGCACGGTGAAACTGGAGCGCGGCCTGATACGCGGTGGCGGCCCGGGCCTTGCCTGCGGCACGGATATTCAGGTCCAGCAGGCGGATGCGCTCATCGATGTCATCCATGAGCGTTTGGCCTGCGTTGAGATGCTCGGTTATTTCGAAAAGGTGCTCGTTTGCCTGACGCTCATCCAGCTTGGAGAGCAGCGCCCTGCCGATGGAAAGGCGCTCAAGGGGAAGTTCTTCATCGGGGACAAGACCATAAGCCGCCTGTTGGACCCTGTCGTGAACGAATTGAAATGTGGCGATGGTTTCGTCCGACTGAGCGTGGCTGTGCGAAAGCGGTTGTCTGATGAAGAAAGGGGTCATCTTCGTGGATGTCAGCAGGTCGATGCATTGGGCGCTTGAGTATCCGCTGACCACGGCGAGGATGTCGGTTCGGAACCGGCTGCCCAGACAGGCCGCCTTGAATATGAGGTCCTGTTCGTTCTCCTCGTACTGCTTGAATTCTCGGCTGAAAAGTTCCACCACGTCGCCGGGAAGTTCCGCACAATGTTTGCGCTCGTCCATCCAGGTCCAGATATGCTGCTCGGAGTTGTACTGCAGAATACCTGTCTGGTGGATGAATCCGAGGAAGGCGTGCATGAAGAACGGATTGCCACGGGTACGTTCGTGGATGATTTCGACCAGCCCGGAAGGCGCCTCTACGGCAGGACGTAAACTGTCCCGGATGAACCGGTCAACGTCGCTGAATTCCAGTGGAGCCACGTATTCCGTGGTGATGGGCGTTTCGCGGATGCGCAGGTCGCGCAATGCGGCGTGGAACGGATGGTCCTCACCCACCTCGTTGTCCCGGTAGGCGGCAATGACCAGCAGGTAACGCAGGTCCTCGCCAATGCGCAGTTGTTTCAGCAGTTCCAGCGATGCAGGGTCTGCCCACTGCCAGTCATCGATGAACAGGACCAAGGGGTTGTCCGGCTTGCTGAACACCTTCAGGGCGTTGCGAAGCACCTGAGTGAAGCGATGTCTGGCCTCCTGGGGGCTGATGCCCGGAACATCGGGTTGCGGACCGATGATGAGTTCGAACTTCGGAGAGAGGTCTATGAGCAGCTGGCCGAGGTTTCCCACTGCCTCAAGGAGCTGGCGGCTCCATATTGCAAGTTGTTCCTGCGGCTCCCGAAGCAGGTGTTCCAGAAGATCGTCAACAGCCTGCCGGATGGCGAAGTACGGGACGTTCTTGCGGAACTGGTTGAATTTTCCCCTGCAAAAGAAGCCATTGCGTTCGGCAATGGGGGATTCGAGCTGCATCACCAGTGCCGTCTTGCCCACTCCGGAATAACCGGGAACGAGCATCAACCTCCCATCTCCCAGACAGACATCTTCGAAGGCCGCGAGCATCCTCTCGATTGCACCTTCGCGCCCGTACAGCTTGGAAGTGATGTTCAGTGCGAAGGATGGAGAATAATCCCGGCACG
The sequence above is drawn from the Desulfovibrio oxyclinae DSM 11498 genome and encodes:
- a CDS encoding AAA family ATPase, whose protein sequence is MHNTNLQTCRDYSPSFALNITSKLYGREGAIERMLAAFEDVCLGDGRLMLVPGYSGVGKTALVMQLESPIAERNGFFCRGKFNQFRKNVPYFAIRQAVDDLLEHLLREPQEQLAIWSRQLLEAVGNLGQLLIDLSPKFELIIGPQPDVPGISPQEARHRFTQVLRNALKVFSKPDNPLVLFIDDWQWADPASLELLKQLRIGEDLRYLLVIAAYRDNEVGEDHPFHAALRDLRIRETPITTEYVAPLEFSDVDRFIRDSLRPAVEAPSGLVEIIHERTRGNPFFMHAFLGFIHQTGILQYNSEQHIWTWMDERKHCAELPGDVVELFSREFKQYEENEQDLIFKAACLGSRFRTDILAVVSGYSSAQCIDLLTSTKMTPFFIRQPLSHSHAQSDETIATFQFVHDRVQQAAYGLVPDEELPLERLSIGRALLSKLDERQANEHLFEITEHLNAGQTLMDDIDERIRLLDLNIRAAGKARAATAYQAALQFHRAAGSLLADAATSDKAWKEHHESTMALHLGWAESEFLEGDQSEFRQHIQAAMKHARTPLELAEAQRVLIVQYTLLARYPAAIAAGISGLNALGVELPEEDYEAARDHELRQIRRNLDAHEVSSFYDMPVMSREDTRMATQLLITMGPPCYRAHQRLWSVLVPKVVNLILEHGNMPEAGYSHTALAGLLVWVNNDLNLAREFTDLAAKLLTTTFDTPSDRSVFYLMIGSSARHWFNHMNHSSQDYADAYEIGSRSGNLQYAAYAFGHNMYCRLFQGMPLTALKKEANSSLAFSRTRFNQWAIDLLEGGIFIVEQLSGSGGDHGSAHNWEKAYLKRVERHHNIQVLCIYKVMRSFHLLVMGDYGHAKAVSDEAHEIIYTVGTQGLLPWPEHLFIRFMILAALHDNGTGSDQDGEMEQTLDLLEHWATHCPANYEFKRLLANAEMARLRGEPGPAMVHYESAIAAAQQGGFIQWQALANERAALFWEGRGIGQVAQTYWQQAYNGYDEWGADAKTQAMEDRFRQLLTHAVPAGSAGAPRDLDLVRSSLIERQIDLLRSKEIRSEESLKRQDAERQARDLAEATGRLREEVARRKKVEEELRESEERYRLTIVAVRDGMWDWNMLTGEIGWDRRSFEMLGFEENAFSIHMGSWDELLHPDDRETTVTSMGQQIRDMKAFNIEFRYMTADDDWLWVQSRGQVVSHVDGEPARMVGTCTDISARKRAEESLLVAKDQALAANRSKSIFLANMSHEIRTPLNGVTGMLQLMQTTELDEEQSEYAQTALQSSKRLTQLLSDILDLSRVEAGRMKLTDAPFDFQEAMDAMVQLFRPVARQKGLELRAHIDPATPTFLSGDSLRIQQILSNLIGNAIKFTDKGYVELRTHFIPDTHTNTPRLLFVVADTGIGIAEGMQSKLFEAFTQAEGEYKRHFQGAGLGLAISRDLLNLMGGSIEVSSREGEGTEFHVAIPCKPVEENANASPRITESWDTENLRVLLAEDDRISQLSMQRMLEKIGHEVIAVENGQEALDALRKDAFDLAMLDIQMPVLNGEETTKAIRDGMAGEAVKDIHLIAMTAYSMSGDRERFIACGMDDYLSKPVDLAELRKVLSSVKNRHGTMN
- a CDS encoding amphi-Trp domain-containing protein, yielding MGRETILFKSEERKSSAEAAAVLRTVADKIETGSITLTAQDTQVTLDIPSQVTLEIKAEEEEGRTLKRSLELEIEWAEGEDASAAQGVTID